A DNA window from Hordeum vulgare subsp. vulgare chromosome 1H, MorexV3_pseudomolecules_assembly, whole genome shotgun sequence contains the following coding sequences:
- the LOC123431539 gene encoding pentatricopeptide repeat-containing protein At1g09820-like, with protein MPLRTLLRHLAAGRFASLQALTGAATAPAAHRVLHLLLRTTPAPPLPDLVSLARWSRSHFRAPLPLQLHALLLARLASHGLHPLLRSELHALAASRLHSPASILRALPASSPAAAPLVADMLVLALARASQPLAAYEAFLLLGDNHPRHRPSAFSVNSLLSALFAAERVDLAERAFKAALRRRVSPDLFTFNIVISGLCKAGQLRKAGDVAKDIRAWGLVPSVATYNALIDGYCKKGRVGRMYHVDALLKEMVEAGILPNVVTFNVLVSGYCQDSNTAAAVRVFEEMKQQGIAPSMGTYNALVWGLCREGKVEEGVKLVDEMQGLGLAPNVATLNSVLNGFCKKGVMADAENWLDGMAWRNIEPDVVTYNTLIDGYRRLGKMKDATAVREAMAGKGISPNVRTYNCLIAGFDQSGDWRSVSGLLDEMKEKGVRADIVTYNTLIVALCCKGEVGKAVKLLDEMLMVGLEPEHRTYNNIINGYCEKGNIKSAFEVRTRMEKARKRANVVTYNVFIKHLCRMGKMEEANELLNEMLEKGLVPNKVTYEIIKEGMIEKGYVPDVRGLACSEAPENLPS; from the coding sequence ATGCCGCTCCGCACGCTGCTCCGGCACCTCGCGGCCGGCCGGTTCGCAAGCCTTCAGGCGCTCACCGGCGCGGCCACGGCGCCGGCCGCGCACCgcgtcctccacctcctcctccgcacaACGCCGGCCCCTCCTCTCCCCGACCTCGTCTCCCTCGCGCGCTGGTCCCGCTCCCACTTCCGCGCGCCCCTCCCGCTCCAGCTCCACGCGCTCCTGCTCGCCCGCCTCGCCTCCCACGGCCTCCACCCGCTGCTCCGCTCCGAGCTGCACGCGCTCGCCGCCTCCCGCCTCCACTCCCCGGCGTCCATCCTCCGCGCCCTCCCCGCGTCTTCCCCCGCCGCCGCGCCGCTCGTCGCCGACATGCTCGTCCTCGCGCTCGCTAGGGCCTCCCAGCCCTTGGCGGCGTACGAGGCTTTCCTCCTCCTCGGCGATAACCACCCGCGCCACCGCCCCTCCGCCTTCTCGGTGAACAGCCTGCTCTCCGCCCTTTTCGCCGCCGAGCGGGTCGACCTCGCCGAGAGGGCTTTCAAGGCGGCGCTCCGGCGGCGCGTGTCGCCGGACCTTTTCACCTTCAACATCGTCATCTCCGGGCTCTGTAAGGCTGGGCAGCTTCGCAAGGCCGGCGATGTAGCCAAGGACATCAGGGCgtgggggctggttccctctgtgGCCACCTACAATGCTCTCATCGACGGCTACTGCAAGAAGGGCCGCGTCGGGAGGATGTACCACGTCGATGCGCTTTTGAAGGAGATGGTCGAGGCTGGAATCTTGCCTAACGTCGTTACATTCAATGTGTTGGTTAGTGGGTATTGCCAGGACTCGAACACTGCTGCTGCGGTGCGAGTCTTTGAGGAGATGAAGCAGCAGGGGATTGCGCCCAGCATGGGGACATACAATGCACTTGTTTGGGGTCTCTGTAGAGAGGGGAAGGTAGAGGAAGGGGTGAAGCTGGTGGATGAGATGCAGGGTTTGGGGCTGGCGCCTAATGTGGCCACCCTGAATAGTGTGCTGAATGGGTTTTGCAAAAAGGGCGTAATGGCTGATGCTGAGAATTGGcttgatggtatggcatggaGGAATATTGAACCTGATGTGGTTACTTACAATACCTTGATTGATGGATATCGCCGGCTTGGCAAAATGAAGGATGCGACAGCGGTGAGGGAGGCGATGGCAGGGAAGGGGATTAGTCCAAATGTCAGAACATACAATTGCCTGATAGCTGGGTTTGACCAGAGTGGGGATTGGAGGAGTGTTTCTGGTCTTCTCGATGAGATGAAGGAGAAAGGTGTTAGAGCTGATATTGTTACTTACAATACACTTATTGTCGCCCTGTGCTGCAAAGGGGAAGTAGGTAAAGCTGTAAAGCTCTTGGATGAAATGTTGATGGTTGGCTTGGAACCAGAGCATCGGACTTACAACAACATAATAAATGGGTACTGTGAGAAGGGGAACATTAAGTCTGCCTTTGAAGTTAGGACCAGGATGGAGAAAGCTAGGAAACGGGCAAATGTGGTCACATACAATGTGTTCATCAAGCACCTGTGCAGAATGGGGAAGATGGAGGAGGCTAATGAGCTCCTGAATGAGATGTTGGAGAAAGGTCTCGTTCCAAATAAGGTTACCTATGAAATAATCAAGGAGGGGATGATAGAGAAAGGTTACGTTCCTGATGTAAGAGGACTCGCTTGCTCAGAAGCGCCTGAAAACCTGCCATCCTGA
- the LOC123409761 gene encoding uncharacterized protein LOC123409761, translating into MPLRHMLRQARQRWSQQPPRLSELLHIFRSLSILPSGASATPPCRSPTRIQLPQALACSNANSLGAGFHIDIVDDDLWPASFDFPSDPMTGDECLDSFQENGEEQLHDSDDEIDDMRHRKQLFYKLDRGSKEFEEYNLPLRRRWKKDKPNGKNPSDCEKVEPEKPARLKAPKLKAEPAVHTDDIVEVKRDRVPTFNQMTDPYHHPFCLDIHVSKGSVRACFVHRVTSRVVSVAHSISKDMKFDLGSRKGIKACVAVGALLAKRAIEDDIHNAIYTPRKGDKIEGKIEVVLRGIIENGVDVKVKLKQRRKNAVVVQQRGDSSTAAEHM; encoded by the exons ATGCCACTTCGGCACATGCTTCGTCAAGCGCGGCAGCGCTGGTCTCAGCAGCCTCCGCGGCTCTCCGAGCTCCTTCATATCTTCCGCTCGCTCTCTATTCTACCATCCGGAGCTTCAGCCACGCCGCCCTGCCGCTCTCCTACGCGAATTCAGTTGCCTCAAGCCTTGGCTTGCTCCAATGCCAACTCACTCGGCGCGGGCTTCCACATTGACATTGTTGACGACGACCTCTGGCCCGCTTCCTTCGATTTCCCCTCGGATCCCATGACCGGTGATGAGTGTCTTGATAGCTTCCAAGAAAACGGAGAAGAACAACTGCATGACTCAGATGATGAGATAGATGACATGAGGCACCGCAAGCAGCTGTTCTACAAGCTGGACAGGGGGTCCAaggagtttgaggaatataacttgCCCTTGCGCCGCAGATGGAAGAAAGATAAACCCAATGGCAAGAATCCATCCGATTGTGAGAAGGTGGAACCTGAGAAGCCAGCTCGTTTAAAGGCTCCAAAGCTGAAAGCAGAGCCTGCAGTGCATACGGATGACATAGTTGAGGTCAAGAGGGACCGAGTGCCAACTTTTAACCAGATGACTGATCCGTACCACCACCCTTTCTGCCTGGACATACATGTCTCCAAGGGGTCGGTGCGTGCTTGCTTCGTCCACCGAGTGACCAGCAGGGTTGTGTCGGTCGCTCACTCCATATCAAAGGACATGAAGTTTGATCTGGGTTCAAGGAAGGGTATCAAGGCATGTGTGGCGGTTGGGGCGTTACTTGCGAAGCGTGCGATAGAGGATGATATTCACAATGCAATTTATACACCTAGAAAAGGGGACAAAATCGAAGGAAAAATTGAGGTTGTGTTGCGTGGAATAATTGAGAATGGAGTCGACGTGAAGGTGAAACTCAAACAAAGGAGGAAG AATGCGGTGGTGGTGCAACAGCGCGGTGATAGCTCCACGGCTGCCGAGCATATGTAA